In a genomic window of Urocitellus parryii isolate mUroPar1 chromosome 2, mUroPar1.hap1, whole genome shotgun sequence:
- the Gpx1 gene encoding glutathione peroxidase 1, producing MAAQSTVYTFSARPLAGGEPLNLGSLRGKVLLIENVASLUGTTLRDYTQMNELQKRLGPRGLVVLGFPCNQFGHQENAKNEEILNSLKYVRPGGGFEPNFPLFEKCEVNGSKAHPLFAFLREALPMPSDDPSTLMTDPKFIIWSPVCRNDIAWNFEKFLVGPDGVPVRRYSRRFPTIDIEPDIEALLSQMPSNA from the exons ATGGCGGCCCAGTCCACAGTGTACACCTTCTCCGCGCGCCCGCTGGCTGGCGGGGAGCCTTTGAATCTGGGCTCTCTGCGGGGCAAGGTGCTGCTCATCGAGAATGTGGCTTCTCTTTGAGGCACCACGCTTCGGGACTACACCCAAATGAACGAGCTACAGAAGCGCCTCGGGCCCCGGGGCTTGGTCGTGCTCGGCTTCCCGTGCAACCAGTTTGGACATCAG GAGAACGCGAAGAACGAAGAGATTCTGAATTCCCTCAAGTACGTCCGACCCGGTGGCGGGTTCGAGCCCAATTTCCCCCTCTTCGAGAAGTGCGAGGTGAATGGCTCCAAGGCACATCCACTCTTCGCATTCCTGCGGGAGGCCCTGCCAATGCCCAGCGATGACCCCAGTACACTCATGACCGACCCCAAATTCATCATCTGGTCTCCGGTGTGCCGCAATGATATTGCCTGGAACTTTGAGAAGTTCCTGGTGGGCCCTGACGGTGTGCCGGTGCGCAGATACAGCCGCCGCTTTCCGACCATCGACATAGAACCTGACATTGAAGCCCTGCTGTCTCAGATGCCCAGCAATGCCTAG
- the Rhoa gene encoding transforming protein RhoA codes for MAAIRKKLVIVGDGACGKTCLLIVFSKDQFPEVYVPTVFENYVADIEVDGKQVELALWDTAGQEDYDRLRPLSYPDTDVILMCFSIDSPDSLENIPEKWTPEVKHFCPNVPIILVGNKKDLRNDEHTRRELAKMKQEPVKPEEGRDMANRIGAFGYMECSAKTKDGVREVFEMATRAALQARRGKKKSGCLVL; via the exons ATGGCTGCCATCAGGAAGAAATTGGTGATTGTTGGTGATGGAGCATGTGGCAAGACATGCTTGCTCATAGTTTTCAGCAAGGACCAGTTCCCAGAAGTATATGTGCCCACAGTGTTTGAGAACTATGTGGCAGATATTGAAGTGGATGGAAAGCAG GTAGAGTTGGCTTTGTGGGACACGGCTGGGCAGGAAGATTATGATCGCCTGAGGCCCCTCTCCTATCCAGACACTGATGTTATACTGATGTGTTTCTCCATTGACAGCCCTGATAGTTTAG aaaacatCCCAGAGAAATGGACTCCAGAAGTCAAGCATTTCTGCCCCAATGTACCCATCATCCTGGTTGGGAATAAGAAGGATCTTCGGAATGATGAGCACACAAGGCGGGAGTTAGCCAAGATGAAGCAG GAGCCAGTAAAACCTGAAGAAGGCAGAGATATGGCAAACAGGATTGGCGCCTTTGGGTACATGGAGTGTTCAGCAAAGACCAAAGATGGAGTGAGGGAGGTTTTTGAAATGGCCACGAGAGCTGCTCTGCAAGCCAGACGTGGGAAGAAAAAATCTGGGTGCCTTGTGTTGTGA